In Corvus moneduloides isolate bCorMon1 chromosome 3, bCorMon1.pri, whole genome shotgun sequence, one DNA window encodes the following:
- the LOC116441277 gene encoding small basic protein 1-like yields MRVLCVVFAVLLLFSLATRGHGQPKGFCDGYCAHACGETDEWSFSPYCEELHCCIPSPKKGK; encoded by the exons ATGAGGGTGCTCTGCGTGGTctttgctgtgctcctgctgttcTCCCTGGCCACCCGAG GGCACGGGCAGCCCAAGGGTTTTTGTGACGGGTACTGCGCCCACGCGTGCGGCGAAACCGATGAGTGGTCCTTCAGCCCCTACTGCGAGGAGCTGCACTGCTGCATCCCCTCTCCCAAAAAGGGGAAATGA